A section of the Thermococcus sp. 21S7 genome encodes:
- a CDS encoding adenylate kinase yields the protein MPFVVMITGIPGVGKSTITRLALRKTKVRFRLVNFGDLMFEEAVAAGLVSHRDEMRKLNPEIQKELQMKAAERIVEMSKSEPILIDTHATIRTPVGYLLGFPREVIEVINPNFIVIIEATPSEILGRRLRDLKRDRDVETEEQIQRHQDLNRAAAVSYAMHSNALIKIIENHEDKGLEEAVHELVEVLNLAVGEYD from the coding sequence ATGCCGTTTGTTGTCATGATAACAGGGATTCCCGGAGTGGGGAAAAGCACCATAACCCGGCTGGCCCTCAGAAAAACGAAGGTTAGGTTCAGGCTCGTCAACTTCGGCGACCTGATGTTTGAGGAAGCAGTTGCCGCCGGGCTTGTGAGCCACAGGGATGAGATGAGAAAATTGAACCCCGAGATACAGAAGGAGCTTCAGATGAAAGCTGCCGAGAGAATAGTCGAGATGTCCAAGAGCGAGCCGATACTCATAGACACCCACGCGACCATAAGGACGCCGGTGGGATATCTCCTCGGCTTCCCCAGGGAGGTTATTGAGGTTATAAACCCCAACTTCATAGTCATAATCGAGGCCACACCGAGCGAGATACTCGGAAGGCGCCTCCGCGACCTGAAGCGCGACAGAGACGTTGAGACTGAGGAGCAGATACAGAGGCACCAGGATTTGAACCGTGCCGCTGCCGTGAGCTACGCCATGCACTCGAACGCGCTCATCAAGATAATCGAGAACCATGAGGATAAGGGCCTTGAAGAGGCCGTTCATGAGCTTGTTGAAGTACTTAACCTGGCGGTGGGAGAGTATGATTGA
- a CDS encoding EMC3/TMCO1 family protein yields the protein MIEGIYAFLDGLFGPMIQAHHPIWVVTVSGVILGAFFTLVNYFMVDQEKVKRLQRKSKEFQRKYKEAQAAKDEKKLKKLQQEQMELMKLQSEVMKDTMLKVSLITLPIAGIFFAWLRRWYVEVGIVKAPFNFFVFDFFHRWQHSALPPSELGYVGWYVLTSMVTGYVLRKLLDMG from the coding sequence ATGATTGAGGGGATATACGCTTTCCTTGACGGTCTGTTCGGCCCCATGATACAGGCCCACCACCCGATATGGGTGGTTACGGTTTCGGGTGTGATACTCGGTGCCTTCTTCACCCTCGTCAACTATTTCATGGTTGACCAGGAGAAAGTGAAGAGGCTCCAGAGGAAGAGCAAGGAGTTCCAGAGGAAGTACAAGGAAGCCCAGGCTGCGAAGGATGAAAAGAAGCTCAAAAAGCTCCAGCAGGAGCAGATGGAGCTCATGAAGCTCCAGAGCGAGGTCATGAAGGACACCATGCTGAAGGTCTCGCTCATCACCCTTCCGATAGCGGGTATATTCTTCGCGTGGCTCCGGAGATGGTACGTTGAAGTGGGTATAGTGAAGGCCCCCTTCAATTTCTTCGTCTTCGACTTCTTCCACCGGTGGCAGCACTCCGCACTTCCGCCGAGCGAGCTTGGTTACGTCGGATGGTACGTTCTGACGTCGATGGTAACCGGCTACGTTCTCAGGAAGCTCCTTGACATGGGATAA
- a CDS encoding 50S ribosomal protein L34e, whose product MKPMYRSRSWRRKYVRTPGGRTVIHFKRRKPKVAHCAMCGRPLNGVPRGRPSELRKLPKTAKRPERPYPNLCPSCMRKVMKAQVRAGIAL is encoded by the coding sequence ATGAAGCCGATGTACAGGTCAAGGTCATGGAGAAGGAAGTACGTCAGGACTCCGGGTGGAAGGACCGTCATACACTTCAAGCGCAGAAAGCCAAAGGTTGCCCACTGCGCCATGTGCGGCAGGCCGCTCAACGGCGTTCCGCGCGGCAGGCCGAGTGAGCTCAGGAAGCTCCCGAAGACGGCAAAGAGGCCCGAGAGGCCCTACCCGAACCTCTGCCCGAGCTGCATGAGGAAGGTTATGAAGGCGCAGGTAAGAGCCGGCATAGCCCTCTGA
- the cmk gene encoding (d)CMP kinase has translation MPKGCLVITVSGLAGSGTTTLCRNLAKYYGFKHIYAGLIFRQMAKEMGMSLEEFQEYAELHPEIDREVDRRQVEAAKECNVVIEGRLAGWMVKDADLKIWLDAPIMERARRVARREGVSVEEAFVGIAEREKGNRKRYLNLYGIDIDDKSIYDLIINTAKWGPDGVFEIVKAAIDHLYPDGDAGSGENPGNKR, from the coding sequence ATGCCGAAGGGCTGCCTCGTGATAACGGTCAGCGGTTTGGCCGGTTCCGGAACGACGACACTCTGCAGGAACCTGGCCAAGTACTATGGATTCAAGCACATCTACGCGGGACTCATCTTCCGGCAGATGGCCAAGGAAATGGGCATGTCGCTTGAGGAGTTCCAGGAGTACGCCGAACTTCACCCCGAGATCGACCGTGAGGTTGACAGGAGGCAGGTGGAGGCAGCCAAGGAGTGCAACGTCGTTATTGAGGGCCGCCTCGCCGGCTGGATGGTCAAGGATGCAGACCTTAAGATATGGCTTGACGCTCCGATAATGGAGCGCGCCAGGAGAGTTGCCCGCCGCGAGGGGGTCTCCGTTGAGGAGGCCTTCGTGGGAATCGCCGAGCGTGAGAAGGGCAACAGGAAAAGGTATTTAAACCTCTATGGAATTGACATCGACGACAAGTCGATTTACGACTTGATAATCAACACAGCCAAATGGGGTCCCGATGGGGTCTTCGAGATTGTGAAGGCCGCCATCGACCACCTTTACCCCGACGGTGACGCGGGGTCGGGTGAAAACCCGGGCAACAAAAGATGA
- a CDS encoding 50S ribosomal protein L14e, protein MPAMEVGRLAVIIAGRRAGEKVVVVDVIDRNFVLVTGAGLNKVKRRRMNVKHLEPLPEKVSIERGADDEAVKAALESAGISLE, encoded by the coding sequence ATGCCAGCCATGGAAGTCGGAAGGCTTGCCGTTATAATCGCCGGAAGGAGGGCCGGAGAGAAGGTAGTCGTCGTGGACGTCATCGACAGGAACTTCGTCCTCGTTACCGGCGCTGGCCTCAACAAGGTCAAGCGCAGGAGGATGAACGTCAAGCACCTTGAGCCCCTTCCGGAGAAGGTCAGCATTGAGCGCGGCGCCGACGACGAGGCTGTCAAGGCCGCCCTTGAGAGCGCTGGAATCAGCCTTGAGTGA
- a CDS encoding SDR family NAD(P)-dependent oxidoreductase — translation MKTALVTGATGGIGKLLVEGLVEKGYLVIAVGRSRERLKGLKSLGNVEYIVADFRDRNSPERISGALRELGIGKLDLLINNAGFALRKPLLGHSGDDLEGVFRVNAVAPIELTRELLPFLGSGSTVVFVISGVAFVNVPEIPSYCAAKGALHYLAVNLEKELLDRGIHVMRVYPKQVKTGFWNGKVPKGSIEPEEVARAVFNGLEKGKREVFVPGYLKLVKYLPNWPVFTYRFKY, via the coding sequence ATGAAAACCGCACTGGTGACGGGTGCAACTGGAGGCATAGGCAAGCTTCTGGTTGAAGGGCTTGTTGAAAAAGGCTACTTGGTCATAGCGGTCGGCAGGAGCAGGGAGCGGTTAAAGGGCCTCAAAAGTCTGGGGAACGTTGAGTATATTGTCGCGGACTTCCGCGACCGAAACTCCCCCGAGAGAATATCCGGGGCCTTGCGAGAACTGGGCATTGGCAAACTCGATCTGCTCATCAACAACGCCGGATTCGCCCTGAGAAAGCCCCTACTTGGGCACTCCGGGGACGATCTGGAAGGTGTTTTCAGAGTCAATGCCGTGGCCCCGATTGAACTGACCCGGGAACTTCTCCCCTTCCTCGGGAGCGGCTCAACGGTTGTTTTCGTAATCAGCGGTGTGGCCTTTGTCAATGTACCGGAGATTCCCTCCTACTGCGCCGCCAAGGGGGCGCTCCACTACCTGGCAGTGAACCTCGAAAAGGAGCTCCTGGATAGGGGAATCCATGTTATGAGGGTATATCCCAAGCAGGTCAAGACAGGATTCTGGAACGGAAAGGTTCCGAAGGGCTCGATAGAGCCGGAAGAGGTTGCACGGGCGGTGTTCAATGGGCTCGAAAAGGGCAAACGGGAAGTTTTTGTGCCGGGCTACCTGAAACTCGTCAAATACCTCCCGAACTGGCCGGTGTTCACCTACAGGTTCAAGTATTAG